One genomic region from Epinephelus fuscoguttatus linkage group LG6, E.fuscoguttatus.final_Chr_v1 encodes:
- the cfap157 gene encoding cilia- and flagella-associated protein 157 — protein sequence MPKKKDKKSGDKQDEAKKTQKKESPADKSGSDDKERDLYLTQVRYLTEQLERYQLKCDQLEKQQKDFDSQYSSLEKEKKDIVEYLKRSLLEREDEVNMLTEQLESQRQAADKDRDALQLQHDQLRQELQERIEEVNKENTTLVAKLASLEEFQKQKEQLTSNMESLEKQLLSQEEEHKAAIHSLDMKALLEKKRLEMEMESHVAAMAAEVQHLVDQKVPETTRLALQENTEVKAQINQLAEQTQVLMEENSVLRGRRTRLNMDVDILEQMLSEMSRKSCIRKKVVEQLTEKCQQLQAELKDRRQELEQLQTKHTEVLAEMETLRRDRASLSEQCGKNRTEMSRLEVKLQEQKRRNSRMNSIMQEAVVTLRQALMNAPSDHDSEVGSVIQWKQLMEKLLVVLDRPSLTNSTAESDQVDELQTSDSAADREVILNPTSSFQFELARYRLGDLGLVPRPTVKHTLLRTGAAGSSSTNMLLHRKPSSQKSASFINQTDSAVGLFISRNSFTKPK from the exons ATGCCCAAAAAGAAAGATAAGAAAAGCGGCGACAAACAAGATGAAGCCAAGAAAACGCAGAAAAAGGAAAGTCCTGCAGATAAAAGCGGGTCTGACGACAAAGAGAGGGATTTATATTTGACTCAAGTACGATATTTGACCGAGCAGCTGGAAAG ATATCAGCTAAAATGTGATCAACTAGAGAAGCAGCAGAAGGATTTCGACTCTCAGTACAGTTCActggagaaagagaagaaggatATTGTTGAGTATCTGAAACGCTCTCTGCTGGAAAGGGAGGATGAGGTGAACATGCTGACGGAGCAGCTGGAGAGTCAGCGGCAAGCTGCCGATAAGGACAGAGACgccctgcagctgcagcacgATCAGCTGAGGCAAGAGCTTCAAGAGCGGATTGAGGAAGTCAACAAAGAAAACACGACACTTG tGGCGAAGCTGGCTAGTCTGGAGGAGTTTCAGAAGCAGAAGGAGCAGCTGACATCCAACATGGAGTCTCTGGAGAAGCAGCTTCTCAGTCAGGAGGAGGAACACAAAGCTGCCATCCACAGTCTGGACATGAAAGCTCTGCTGGAAAAGAAGAG gttggagatggagatggagagccACGTGGCGGCCATGGCAGCAGAGGTGCAGCACCTGGTGGACCAAAAGGTCCCGGAGACGACCAGGTTGGCCCTCCAGGAGAACACGGAGGTTAAGGCCCAGATCAACCAGCTGGCAGAGCAGACTCAGGTCCTGATGGAGGAGAACTCTGTGCTGCGGGGCCGGAGGACTCGGCTCAACATGGATGTGGACATCCTGGAGCAGATGCTCAGCGAGATGTCCCGCAAGAGCTGCATCCGCAAGAAG GTGGTGGAGCAGCTTACAGAAAAGTGTCAGCAGCTGCAGGCAGAGCTGAAAGACCGGAGGCAAGAATTGGAGCAGCTTCAGACCAAACACACAGAAGTCCTGGCTGAGATGGAGACGCTCAG acgTGACCGGGCCTCGCTGTCCGAGCAGTGCGGTAAAAATAGAACTGAGATGAGCCGTCTGGAGGTGAAGCTACAGGAGCAGAAGAGGAGGAATAGCAGGATGAACAGCATCATGCAGGAGGCAGTCGTCACTCTGAGACAAGCCCTgatg aATGCTCCGTCAGACCACGACTCAGAGGTGGGCTCTGTCATCCAGTGGAAGCAGCTGATGGAGAAGCTGCTGGTGGTCTTGGACCGACCCTCACTCACTAACTCCACTGCTGAGAGCGACCAGGTGGATGAGCTGCAGACCTCTGACTCTGCAGCAGACAG AGAAGTAATCCTGAATCCAACCTCGAGTTTCCAGTTCGAGCTTGCTCGTTACAGGCTGGGTGATCTCGGCCTTGTACCCCGTCCCACAGTGAAACACACACTCTTGCGGACAGGAGCAGCTGGGTCCAGCAGCACCAACATGCTTCTACACAG GAAGCCGTCCAGTCAGAAATCAGCCAGCTTCATCAACCAAACTGACTCAGCTGTCGGACTTTTCATCTCCAGAAACTCCTTCACTAAACCCAAATGA